In Agrobacterium tumefaciens, a single genomic region encodes these proteins:
- a CDS encoding DUF2339 domain-containing protein, with protein MDIPLFILALVAAFIYTLVASIRNSRKIKSLEREVHGLKRLMAVILDTPAVAQAVAAATGDVAVSSAKDESVGSPSAAAFQSDHAFEPEEAPVKGTSEELALEEAPTAPVASNVSVPVTDTLSDPAAKESFESLLGARWAVWAGGLALALGGIFLVKYSIESGLLSPAVRLSLAAIFGLFLGLAGEAIRRKAVPGIAAAYSNAMIPGVLTAAGALTLFGVVYAAYGIYDYIGSGTAFILLGLVAFATIGLSLLHGQALAGLGLLGSMLTPALISSETPNIWALFVFLTISWLATAAAARRQGWTVVPSLANAGIGLWALGYIGFSDTISAEPPTLALLVMLAGTIFLWPGKQLDTPPAKAAETAAPERRAVRIMRLLLRPSLAISLTVSMAVILPAIGFLFAEGSVDTHPALIVSALIAALAALGAARHYAVWPAIIAALGAQAAVSLMSRQGIDFIGLINDTGVTLPPVGTGYTAEIAMALGLGAILVLCAFSFLKRKGTEDADFAQLWAGIAALFPVWLATASFVEYGNLGRDWLHAAYGLGLGFVLLAGAEWLHRQKDEANRKPLNILVLGSFAAFALSLHTLTEGLVTTVLLSVIGFLYVLASRKRNWEVLPWVMAVASVAVLGRIAWEPTLVGPQNLGTTPVFNALLPGYGIPALLAVASAWLLRDWPGVRAKNFLQAIASVMGLLAVAILIRHAMNGGTLDNSVPTLGEQSIYTLLTIGFSGVLMTLDLKSPSPVFRYGSMIAGVIAVINVLTMHFFTLNPYFTGENTGRIPVLNLLLIGYLLPALAYGGLAYYARGKRPPPYVSMLAVAGAALGFAWATLSVRRFWQGENIADWKGFLQGETYSYSVVWLLIGVLLLVLGSRFNARSLRLASAAFVLLSVAKAFLIDMSNLEGVLRALSFIGLGAVLIGIGLFYQKILTRKPQA; from the coding sequence TTGGACATCCCGCTGTTTATCCTCGCCCTCGTCGCGGCCTTCATCTACACGCTGGTCGCGAGCATCCGCAACTCCCGCAAAATTAAGTCTCTGGAGCGTGAGGTCCACGGCCTCAAGCGTCTGATGGCTGTTATCCTGGATACGCCGGCGGTTGCGCAGGCAGTAGCAGCAGCAACCGGCGATGTTGCCGTTTCATCGGCGAAAGATGAAAGTGTGGGTTCGCCGAGCGCAGCAGCTTTCCAGAGTGATCATGCATTCGAGCCTGAAGAAGCTCCTGTCAAAGGAACATCGGAAGAATTGGCGCTTGAGGAAGCCCCGACTGCACCGGTCGCCAGTAACGTATCTGTACCGGTCACTGATACCTTGTCTGACCCGGCAGCGAAAGAAAGCTTCGAGAGCCTGCTCGGCGCACGTTGGGCGGTCTGGGCCGGCGGGCTGGCGCTGGCGCTTGGCGGCATTTTCCTCGTCAAATATTCGATCGAATCGGGTCTCCTGAGCCCGGCGGTGCGGCTGTCGCTCGCCGCCATTTTCGGCCTTTTCCTCGGGCTTGCCGGCGAGGCTATCCGCCGCAAGGCGGTGCCGGGCATTGCCGCTGCCTATTCCAATGCCATGATACCGGGTGTGCTGACGGCGGCGGGCGCGTTGACGTTGTTCGGCGTGGTCTACGCGGCCTATGGCATTTACGACTATATCGGGTCTGGAACGGCTTTCATCCTGCTTGGGCTTGTCGCCTTTGCCACCATCGGACTGTCGCTTCTGCACGGACAGGCGCTGGCCGGTCTTGGCCTTCTCGGTTCGATGCTGACTCCGGCGCTGATTTCCAGCGAAACGCCAAATATCTGGGCGCTTTTCGTGTTCCTGACGATCTCGTGGCTGGCGACCGCAGCGGCAGCGCGCCGGCAGGGCTGGACCGTCGTTCCATCGCTTGCCAATGCCGGCATCGGTCTCTGGGCGCTCGGTTATATCGGCTTTTCCGATACGATCAGTGCCGAACCGCCGACGCTTGCCCTGCTCGTCATGCTGGCCGGTACGATCTTCCTGTGGCCCGGAAAGCAGCTCGACACCCCGCCCGCAAAAGCGGCCGAAACCGCAGCTCCCGAGCGGCGCGCGGTTCGCATCATGCGGCTTCTGCTGCGCCCGTCGCTCGCCATCAGTCTCACGGTGTCCATGGCCGTGATCCTGCCAGCCATCGGTTTCCTCTTTGCCGAGGGCAGCGTCGACACCCATCCGGCCCTGATCGTTTCGGCGCTCATTGCTGCACTTGCCGCGCTTGGCGCTGCCCGCCACTATGCGGTCTGGCCCGCGATTATCGCCGCGCTCGGCGCGCAGGCTGCGGTATCGCTGATGTCGCGGCAGGGCATCGACTTCATTGGTCTCATCAATGATACCGGCGTCACGCTTCCGCCCGTCGGAACAGGCTACACCGCGGAAATAGCCATGGCGCTCGGCCTCGGCGCGATCCTGGTGCTGTGTGCCTTCTCCTTCCTCAAACGCAAGGGCACCGAAGATGCGGATTTCGCCCAGCTCTGGGCCGGTATCGCAGCACTTTTCCCGGTCTGGCTCGCCACGGCAAGCTTCGTCGAATATGGCAATCTCGGCCGCGACTGGCTGCACGCGGCCTACGGTCTCGGCCTCGGCTTCGTGTTGCTTGCAGGTGCCGAATGGCTGCACCGGCAGAAAGATGAGGCCAATCGCAAACCGCTCAACATTCTCGTGCTCGGTTCCTTCGCCGCCTTTGCGCTCAGCCTGCACACGCTGACGGAAGGGCTCGTGACAACCGTGCTGCTTTCGGTCATCGGCTTCCTCTATGTGCTGGCGAGCCGCAAGCGCAACTGGGAGGTGTTGCCGTGGGTGATGGCGGTGGCAAGCGTTGCCGTTCTTGGCCGCATCGCATGGGAACCCACCCTCGTCGGGCCACAGAACCTCGGCACTACGCCGGTCTTCAACGCGCTTCTGCCGGGTTATGGCATTCCCGCCCTGCTGGCCGTCGCCTCGGCATGGCTGCTGCGTGACTGGCCGGGCGTCAGGGCGAAGAACTTCCTGCAGGCGATTGCCAGCGTCATGGGGCTTCTCGCCGTCGCCATCCTCATCCGTCACGCGATGAATGGCGGCACGCTTGACAACAGCGTACCGACGCTCGGCGAACAGTCGATCTACACGCTGCTGACCATCGGTTTTTCGGGCGTGCTGATGACGCTCGATCTCAAGAGCCCCAGCCCCGTCTTCCGTTACGGCTCGATGATTGCCGGCGTGATTGCCGTCATTAACGTGCTGACGATGCATTTCTTCACGCTCAACCCCTATTTCACCGGCGAAAACACCGGACGCATCCCGGTCCTCAACCTGCTGCTGATCGGCTATCTCCTGCCGGCGCTCGCCTATGGCGGCCTTGCCTATTATGCGCGGGGAAAACGTCCCCCGCCCTATGTCAGCATGCTGGCGGTGGCCGGCGCAGCGCTCGGCTTCGCCTGGGCCACGCTTTCGGTGCGCCGTTTCTGGCAGGGCGAAAACATTGCCGACTGGAAGGGTTTTCTGCAGGGCGAGACCTATAGCTATTCGGTGGTCTGGTTGCTGATCGGCGTGCTGCTGCTCGTGCTCGGCTCGCGCTTTAATGCCCGTAGCCTGCGTCTGGCATCGGCCGCCTTCGTGCTGCTCTCGGTCGCAAAGGCCTTCCTGATCGACATGAGCAATCTCGAAGGTGTGCTGAGAGCCCTGTCCTTCATCGGGCTCGGCGCGGTGCTGATCGGCATTGGCCTGTTCTACCAGAAAATCCTGACCCGGAAGCCGCAGGCATGA